In Cellulomonas wangsupingiae, the genomic window GGCCGGGGGCCAGCGCGACGCCCGCACCCGGGTGCCAGCGGCGCAGCTGCGCGGGGGAGGCCGGGTAGTACTCGAACAGGAAGTCCTCGACGACGTGCTTCTCGTGCCGGGACCGCCGCGCGCGGTGCCCGGCGGTCGCCGCGTCGGCGCGCTCGGCGTGGGCGGCGGCACGCGCGGTCCACGTGGCCGCGTCGAGCACGGTCGAGGCGGAGGCGGTCGCGGTCACCGTTCCAGGGTAGGTCGCCGGTCGCCGCCCGGAACGCCATGCCCCGGCGGCCCGCGTCAGCGGGCGGCGCGGGTGCGGTTGCCGGGCCCCGCGGGCACGTCCCCGCTGTCGATCGCACCGCACGTGACGGGTCAGGCGCCTCATGCCTCCGCGGTGAGGCCGACCGGCCGCACCGACTCCACACCGGCGCGGTCACGGTCGGGGTCGCTCACCCCCGGGGAGGTCGCCAGCGGTTGCCGGCTCGGCGCCCAGCCTGCAGGGTGGCGCCGTGCGTGAGCTGCTGCGGTCCCTGCCCGCCCTGTCCGGGACGGCGCCGGCGTTCGACCCGGACGCGGTGCCGGACGACCCGCTCGCGCTCTTCGCCGACTGGTTCACCACCGCCGTCGAGCGGGGAGTGCCCGAGCCGCACGCGGCCACGCTCGCGACCGCCGACGTCGCCGGGCAGCCGTCGGCCCGGGTCCTGCTGCTCAAGGACGTCGGCCCGCGGGGGTTCGCCTTCGCGACCGACGCCCGCAGCGCCAAGGTCGCCGACCTCGAGGTCAACCCGCAGGCGGCGCTGAACTTCTGGTGGCAGGGGGTGATCCGGCAGGTCCGCGTCACCGGCAGCGCCCGCTACCTGGGGGAGGAGGCGTCGGCGGTCGACTTCCTCGCGCGCTCGCCGGCGTCCCGCGCCGCCGCCGCTGCCGCGGTGCCCCCGGGGCAAGGGCTGGCCTCCGTGACCGACCTGCGCGACGCGATGACCCGCTCGCGCACCCGCGTCGAGGAGGACCCGGCGTTCGTGCTGCCGACGTGGCAGGCGTGGCTCGTCGTCCCGGACGTCGTCGAGTTCTGGCAGGGCTGCGCCGACCGCGCGCACGTCCGCCTCGTGTACCGCAGCACCGGCCAGGGCTGGGTGCACCGCCTGGTGGCGCCGTGACCGGACGCGCACCCGCGCGCCGGGCCGGTGCTAGGGTCGCCCGCATGACCACGGCCCCGAGCACCGCGCTCGCTGCCGCGTGTCGTCGCTGTCGCTGTCGCTGAGGACCACCTCGCCCAGCCGGACCCTCTCGGTCCCCCCCCGGCCGCACCGCGGTCGCCCCCGGCCGCTTCCCGCGTCGCCACCTCCCTCCGGTCCCGACCGTCGCGTCGACAGCCCCGGCGCACCCGCCCGAAAGGTCCTCCCATGCTCCGTACGTCCCGTCGCCTGCTCGTCCTGCCCGTCACCCTGGCCGTCGGTGCGCTCGCGGCGTGCTCCTCGGGCGGTTCCGCACCGGACGCCTCGGGCGGCGCGGAGGGCGGTGTGCTGCGCGTCGGCACCGAGGGCACGTACTCGCCGTTCAGCTTCCACGACGCCGACGGTGACCTCACGGGCTACGACGTCGAGGTGGTCACCGCCGTCGCCGACGAGCTCGGGCTCGACGTCGAGTTCTCCGAGACCACGTGGGACTCGATCTTCGCGGGCCTGGAGGCGGAGCGGTACGACGTCATCGCCAACCAGGTCACGGTCAACGACGAGCGTCGCGCGAAGTACGACTTCAGCGAGCCGTACACCGTGTCGACCGGCGTCGCCGTCGTCGCGGCCGACAACGACGCCGTCACCTCGCTCGCCGACGTCGCGGGTCTCACGGCCGCGCAGTCCGCGACGTCCAACTGGTCGCAGATCGCGACGGACGCCGGTGCGAAGGTCGAGGGCGTCGAAGGGCTGACACAGGCGGTCGCGCTGCTGCAGCAGGGACGCGTCGACGTGACGTTCAACGACGACCTGGCCGTGCTCGACTACCTCCAGCAGTCCGGCGACGAGTCGGTGAGGATCGCCTTCGAGACCGGCGACACCGTCGAGCAGGCGTTCGCGCTGCGCAAGGACTCGGAGCTGACCGCGCAGGTCGACGAGGCGCTCGCGACGCTCCGCGCGGACGGCACGCTCGCGCAGATCTCGGAGAAGTGGTTCGGCGAGGACGTCTCGCAGTGAGCACGTCGCGGCCGGTGGGGCCCGCGTGAACGGGGACACCTGGGACCTCGTCGTCTCGTCGATCGGGCCGCTGCTGTCGGGCGCGATCCGCGGGACGATCCCGCTGACGCTGATCTCGTTCGTCCTGGGGCTGGCGCTGGCGCTGGTCGTCGCGCTGGCCCGGCTGTCGCGCCACCGCGTGGTGTCGGGGATCGCCCGGGTCTACATCTCCCTGATCCGCGGCACCCCGCTGCTGGTGCAGCTGTTCATCATCTTCTACGCGCTGCCCTCGCTCGGCCTGGTCATCGACCCGTTCCCGTCGGCGGTCGTCGCGTTCTCGCTGAACGTGGGCGGGTACGCGGCCGAGACGATCCGCGCCGCCATCCTGTCCGTGCCCAAGGGGCAGTGGGAGGCGGCGGCGACCGTCGGGCTGGACCACCGGCTGACCCTGCAGCGCGTCGTCCTGCCGCAGGCGGTGCGCGTCGCGGTCCCGCCGCTGTCCAACACCTTCATCTCGCTGGTCAAGGACACCTCGCTGGCCTCGACGATCATGGTCACCGAGCTGCTGCGCAAGGCGCAGGAGATCGCGGCACCGACGTACGAGTTCATGACGCTGTACTCGCTGGCCGCGGTGATCTACTGGTTGATCTGCCTGGTGCTGTCCACGGCGCAGTCCCGGCTGGAGCGGCGCCTCGACCGGTTCGTGGCGCACTGACGTGGGAGACGCGATGACGAGTGACGCCCGCCCACTGGTGGAGGTCCACGGGCTGACGAAGTCGTTCGGCGACCTGCACGTGCTGCGCGGCATCGACCTGGCCGTCGCGCGCGGCAGCGTGACGGTGCTTCTCGGCCCCTCCGGCTCCGGCAAGACGACCCTTCTGCGGTGCCTCAACTCGCTCGAGGTCCCCGAGGCCGGCACCGTGCGGATCGACGACGTCGAGGTCGAGTGCCCGCGACCCTCCCGCGCGGAGCTGCGCCGGCTGCGCGCCACGTCCGGCATGGTGTTCCAGTCGCACGAGCTGTTCCCGCACCGCACGGCGCTGGAGAACGTGACCGAGGGGCCGGTGTACGCGCAGCGCCGCCCGCGGGCCGAGGTCGTCGCCGAGGCGACCGCGCTGCTCACCAAGGTCGGGCTGGGTGACAAGGTCGGCGCCTACCCGCACGAGCTGTCCGGCGGGCAGCAGCAGCGCGTCGGCATCGCGCGTGCCCTCGCGCTGCGGCCGCGCCTGCTGCTGTTCGACGAGCCGACGTCCGCGCTCGACCCCGAGACGGGGGGGGAGGTGCTGTCCGTCATGCGGGACCTGGCGGCGGAGGGCTGGACGATGGTCGTCGTGACGCACGAGGTCCGTTTCGCACGGCAGGTCGCGGACCACGTCGTGTTCATGGACGACGGGGTCGTCGTCGAGGAGGGGCGTCCCGGCCAGGTCCTGGGCGACCCGAGCCACGAACGCACCCGGCGCTTCCTGCAGCGGATCCTCGACCCGCTCTGACGCGTCAGGTCTCGGGTGCCTCGACGGGCGCGGCGGCCGGCGCGGCGGGGTCGCGTCGCGGCGGCAGGGTGTCCGGTGCGACGTCGGCGGCGCGGACGGACACGACGTGCAGCAGGCCCTCGAGCGGGCCGCGCCCGAGGGTCGCGTGCCACAACCAGCACGTCGCCACGGTGACCAGCAGGAACGCCACCCAGCCGGCCGTGGTCGGCTGCCACACGACCGTGTCGCCCAGCGCCGCGATCACCAGCAGCTGGCCGGTGTACGCGGTCAGCGCGAGCGCGCCGGTCGCCGACACCGGGGCCAGCGCGCGCGGCCACCGCACGCCGACCGCCAGGCACACCGCCAGCACCAGCAGGCACGTGCCGGTGTTGCCTGCGACCTCGAAGAACGTCGAGGAGTGCGGCTCGGCCGTCGTGAGCTCGTCGACGCGGCCGAGCAGGAGCCGTGCGGCCCACGCGCCGCCGTGGCCGACGACGACGAGCCCGGCGCCCCACGCCGCGAGCACGGCGTGCGTGCGGCCGGAGCGCAGGTCGCTGCGTCCGACGGCGAGCCCCACCAGCACGTACGCGAACCACACGACGGCCGGGTAGTACTGGCCGACGAGCACAGCGAGCAGGTCGAGGGGCCGCTCGTCGACGACGTCGACGTGCGCCACCAGCTCCCGGCGCAGGACCGGGCCCAGGAGAGCGACGACCACGGCGGCGACGACGAGGGCCCACCGCGGCCAGCGCAGCACCGCGACCCCCGCCGCGAACAGCCCGGCGTAGACGACGAGGATCACGACGACCGGTGTCCCCAGCAGGACGAGCAGCGTGCCCAGCACCACGAGAAGCACCGCGCGCACGAGGATCCGCAGCCGCGCCTGGACCAGGCGGGTGCCGTCCACGGGCCGGTCGCCGCCGGACAGCAGTGCGAGACCGACACCGGCGAGCAGCACGAAGAGCGCGGACGGGCGGCCGTCGGCGAGCTGGGACCAGCCGCCGGGCGGGAAGGTGCGCCAGGGGTCGCCCGGTCCGACGTGCGCGGTGACCATCCCGAGCACGGCCAGGCCCCGGGCGGTGTCCACCCCGACGATGCGTCGCACCCTGGGCATGCTAGACGGGCGGGCTGCGGCTCGCGCCCGCGGTGCTTCTCACCATGCGGTCCGCTTCGTCCCGGGTGTTGGTCGAATCGGTACGACCCCCCCTACAGTCGCCCTGTGAGCACGCGGACCCAGGACGTCTACACGCACGGACACCACGACAGCGTGCTGCGCTCGCACCGCTGGCGGACGGCCGAGAACTCGGCCGCGTACCTGCTCCCCGCGCTGACGCCGGGCAGCCGCCTCCTCGACGTGGGCTGCGGCCCCGGCACCGTGACGGTCGACCTGGCAGCCCGCGTCGCGCCCGGCGAGGTCGTCGGGATCGACCGGTCCGCCCGTGTGCTGGCGGTCGCGGCCGAGCACGCGGCCGAGAAGGGCGCCACCAACGTGCGCTTCGAGGTGGGGGACGCGTACGCCCTGGAGTTCGACGACGACACCTTCGACGTCGTGCACGCCCACCAGGTGCTGCAGCACCTCACGGATCCCGTGGCCGCCCTGCGCGAGATGCGTCGGGTGACCCGGCCCGGCGGCGTCGTCGCGGTGCGCGACGCGGACTACGCCGGGATGACCTGGTACCCCCCGCACCCCGGCCTGGACGAGTGGCAGGAGCTCTACCACGAGGTCACGCAGGCCAACGGCGCGCAGGCGGACGCCGGCCGGCGGCTGCTGTCCTGGGTGCGGCAGGCCGGGTTCGACCCCGCGGGCGTCGCGCCGGGCGCCGGCGTCTGGTGCTACGCCACCCCCGAGGACCGCACGTGGTGGGCCGGACTGTGGGCCGACCGGTGCGTGGCCTCCGACTTCGCCGTCCAGGCGATGGGCCACCAGCTGGCCGACGAGGTCGCCCTCGAGCTGCTGGCCGACGCGTGGCGGGAGTGGGGCACGTCCCCCGACGGCTGGTTCCTGGTGCCGCACGGCGAGGTGCTGGCCCGCGCGTGAGCGCCGACGGTGACCGCCTAGGCTGAGCCCGTGCGCATCGCCAGGTTCACCAACGGTTCCGACCCCCGCTACGCGCTCGTCGAGGGCGAGCCCGGCCACGAGGAGCTCGTCGTCATCACCGGCGACCCCATCTACACCCCCGTGCAGCCCACGGGGGAGCGGGTCCGCCTCGACGAGGACGGCGTGCGACTGCTCGCTCCCGTCATCCCGCGCTCGAAGATCGTCGGCGTCGGCCGCAACTACGCCGCGCACGCCGCCGAGCACGGCAACGACGTCCCGACGTCCCCGCTGCTGTTCCTCAAGCCGAACACCTCGGTGATCGGCCCGGACGACCCGATCGTCCTGCCGGACTGGACCGAGCACGTCGAGCACGAGGCCGAGCTGGCCGTCGTCATCGGCAAGGTCACCAAGGACGTGACCCCGGAGCGTGCGCTGCACCACGTGTTCGGCTACACGGTCGCCAACGACGTCACGGCGCGCGACATCCAGCGCTCCGACGACCAGTGGACGCGCGCCAAGGGCTTCGACACGTCGTGCCCGCTGGGCCCCTGGGTCGTGCCCGGCCTCGACGTCGACGACCTGGCCGTGACGGCCCGCGTCAACGGCGAGGCCCGCCAGGACGGCCGCACCTCGCAGATGGTGTTCGACGTGGCGTACCTCGTGTCGTACGTCTCCGAGGTGTTCACGCTGCTGCCCGGCGACGTCATCCTCACCGGCACGCCGGCCGGCGTCGGGCGGATCGAGCACCGCGACGTCGTCGAGGTCGAGGTCGAGGAGATCGGCGTGCTGCGCAACCCGGTGCTGCGTCGGACCCCGTAGCCCGGAACGGAGGCCGTCCGCCGCTCGGTCCCGCGTGCTGCGCCCGCTGCGGGTGCGGGTCGACCGCACCCGCAGCGGTCCAGCTGTTCCGACTACCCGCTGAAGGTGCGGCACCCGAGCACGGTGTTGTCGCCCCGGCCGATGTTGATCGCGTAGATGCAGGCGGTGTGGCTCCCGGGGCTTACCGCCCTGGTGTGCGAGTACCCGCGGGTGGGTGCAGTGCCGAAGGCGGCGGCGACGTCCGGGCGGTTCTGGTCCGCCCGCACGGCGACGCCGACTCCGTCGATGTAGATGTGCACGTCGGTGGGGGCAGACGTGTCGGGGTCCCACGCCCAGCCGCTGATGGACACCTGACCGTTGCGCACCGACACCCCGTCGACCGCGCCGACGGGCGGCCTGGTGTCGACGCTGAAGGTGCGGCACCCGAGCACGGTGTTGTCGCCCGGGCCGATGTTGATCGCGTAGACGCAGGCGGTGTGCTCGCCAGGGGCGAGTGCCCGGGTGTGTGAGTATCCCCTGGTGGGCGTCGTCCCGTGCGAGGCGGCGACGTCCGGGCGGTCGCGGTCGGCGCGCACGGCGACACCGACGCCGTCGATGTAGATGTGCACGTCGGTGGGTGCCGGGGTGTCGGGGTCCCAGGCCCAGCCGCTGATCGAGACCTGACCGGTCTCGTGGACGACCGCCTCGATCACGCCGATGGGCGCCTTCGTGTTGATGCTGAAGTCGTAGCACCCGAGCACCGGGTTCGAGCCCGTGCCGACGTTGATCCCGTAGACGCAGGCCGTGTGGTCGCCGTCGGCAAGTGTCCGCGTGTAGGTGAACCCCCGGGCCGGTGCGGTGCCCTGCGAGGCGCCGATGTCGGGGCGGTCCAGGTCGGCACGCACCGCGGCCCCCACGCCGTCGATGTAGATGTGCACGTTGATCGGTGCGGACGTGTCGGGGTCCCAGGCCCACCCGCGGATCGTGACCTGACCTCTGTCGGGCACGACCGCGTCGACGTGGCCGACCGGGGTCTTCTGCGTCAATGTTGCGTTCCAGGTGATCCACGTGCGGATGTCGTCGACGCGGGTCTCGGTCGCGCCCTGCGCCGAGGCCGTCTGCCCGAGACAGCCACCCTGGTGAGCGGTGTGGTGGATCGCGACCAGCTCGAGCGTGCCGGAGGCGCCTGTGCGCAGTGCCGGTCCGCCCCCGTCGCCCTTGCAGATGGTGGACCCGGGCTCGTCGGCCTGGATGTCGAGCGTCCCCGTACCGACGGTCTCGACGGTGAAGGTAGCGGCGTGGGCGGTGTCGGGGACCCATTGCGTCGACGTGCGACCGTAACCGGTCACCGTCAGCTTCTCCCCGGCGACGGGCGCGTCGGTTGCGACGGCGACGGCAGCCACGCCGGTGACCGGGGAGGCCAACCGCGCCAGCACGACGTCCCGTTCGGGGTGTACGACCAGCCGCTCCACGCGCAGCACGTGCCCGGCGCTGCCGCTCAGGTCGGCGCGACCGACCGTGGCGGTCGTGACCTGCTTCGGGGTGCCGTCCACGACGGCGGCGCCCGGCGTGTCCGCGAAGCACGCCTTGGCGGTGATCACCCAGGACTCGTTCAGCAGGGCCCCGGAGCACGCCCGGACCTCGCCGACGTTGATCTTGACGGTCGCCGCGGAAGCAGCGCCGGTCGCCGGGTCACCCTGCACCGCGTGGGCGACGGGGACCGAGCCCGCGACGAACCCCAGCGCGACCGCAGCGGCGCACGCTGCCCGCGACGTGAGCGTCAGGGGTGCGGCGGGCTCGCCGCCACCGCTCACCTGGCGCCGGGTCGGCGCTCGAGCAGGATCGACGTCGATGCCTTCCGGGCAGCGAGGCCGATGTCGACCGGTGACCCCGGGCACGACCGCAACCAGATCATGAACGAGCGACCGCCACGCTGAGCGCACCACAGGGCCCCCTAGAGACGCCACGCCGGACGACCACCAGCCGGCGGCGGCGGTCGTGAATCACTGCCCAGACGCACCACCACGGTCGGCCCGCGAGACACGTCGTCGGTCACGACAGGAGGGCCGCGAGCAGGGTGTGAGAGGGGGATGGGTCCGCATCGGGCAGCATGAATCGTCAGCGCGGCCCCTGCGCAAAAGGGACGCATCCCCTTCGGTCAGGGATGCTAGCGCCCCGGCGGGTGCTCACGGGCGCACTTCGGCCGGTGGGTGCCGCCGGGCGCCGTCGGAGGGCGGGGTGCTCGTCAGCGGGGCGACGGTGCGGGCGTCGCGGCACCGTCCTCGCCCAGGTCCCGCACCTCGCCGCGCAGCCGCCCCATGCGCGCGTCGAGCTCGGCCGCCGACGCGGCGGCGTCGAGCAGCTCGTCCCGCAGGTGCGGGGGCAGGGCGCCGCGGTACTTGTAGGACAGCTTGTGCTCGACGCTCGCCCAGAAGTCCATCGCGATCGTGCGGATCTGGATCTCCACGAACACGTGCTCGGTGCGGTCCGAGAGGAACACGGGGATCCGCACGATGAGGTGCAGCGACCGGTACCCGTTGGCCTTCGGGTGGGCGATGTAGTCCTTGCACTGCACGACCTCGACGTCCGGCTGCTGGGAGAGCATGTCCGCGACCCAGTAGGCGTCGGACTCGAAGCTGCACGTGATGCGGATGCCGGCGATGTCGCGGATGCGCTCGCGGATCGTCGGCAGGTCGGTGCCGCAGCCGTACCGGACCGACTTCTCGAGGATCGAGTCCATGGACTTCAGGCGCGACGTCACGTGCTCGATCGGGTTGTGGTCGTGCGTCTGGCGGAACTCCGAGCGCAGGATCCGGACCTTCGTCAGCATCTCCTCGATGCCGAACTCGTACCCCATCCGGAACCGCGCCAGCTCCCGCTGCGCATCGCGCATCCGGGCTGCGACCACCGTCGCGTCGGCGGGTCGTGGACGCACCTCGGTGGCAGCCATGCCCTGATCAACGCCGCGGCGGACCGGTCGGTTCCTCGTGCTCGGTAGGCTGGAGGCGATCCCCGCTCCTGCCACCACCGAGGTGTTCCGTGTCCGCCAGCAGCCCCGTGCGCGTCCGCTTCTGCCCGTCCCCGACGGGGACGCCCCACGTCGGACTCATCCGCACCGCGCTGTTCAACTGGGCGTACGCGCGCCACGTCGGCGGCACGTTCGTCTTCCGCATCGAGGACACGGACGCCGCGCGCGACTCCCAGGAGTCGTACCTGCAGCTGCTCGACGCGCTGCGCTGGCTCGGCCTCGACTGGGACGAGGGCGTCGAGGTGGGTGGCCCGCACGAGCCGTACCGCCAGTCCCAGCGCATGGACCTGTACCGCGACGTCGTCACGCGCCTGGTCGACGGCGGCTACGCCTACGAGTCGTTCTCGACGCCCGAGGAGGTCGAGGCGCGGCACAAGGCGGCCGGGCGCGACCCCAAGCTCGGCTACGACGGCTTCGACCGCGACCTCACCGAGGAGCAGAAGGCCGCGTACCGCGCCGAGGGCCGCGAGGCCGTCATCCGCATGCGCATGCCCGACGAGGACGTGACCTTCACCGACCTCGTGCGCGGGGACATCACGTTCAAGGCCGGCTCCGTGCCGGACTACGTCATCGTGCGCGGCAACGGCCAGCCGCTGTACACGCTGGTCAACCCGGTCGACGACGCTCTCATGGGCATCACGCACGTGCTGCGCGGCGAGGACCTGCTCTCGTCGACCCCGCGACAGGTCGTGCTGTACCGCGCGCTGCTGGACCTGGGCGTCGCGACCGTCATGCCGCACTTCGGCCACCTGCCGTACGTCATGGGCGAGGGCAACAAGAAGCTCTCGAAGCGGGACCCCGAGTCCAACCTGTTCCTGCACCGCGAGCGCGGCTTCACCCCCGAGGGCCTGCTCAACTACCTCGCGCTGCTCGGGTGGTCCATCGCGCCGGACCGCGACGTGTTCTCGGTGGACGAGATGGTCGCGGCGTTCGACGTCGCCGACGTCAACCCGAACCCCGCGCGCTTCGACCTCAAGAAGGCCGAGGCGATCAACGCGGCGCACGTGCGCCTGCTGGCTCCCGACGACTTCCGGGACCGCCTCGTGCCGTACCTGCACGCCGCCGGTCTGGTGCCGGCCGACTCGTACGCGGACCTGTCGGCGGAGCACCGCGCGCTCCTCGACGCGGGCGCACCCCTGGTGCAGGAGCGCATGACGCTGCTCGGCGAGGCGGTCGGCATGCTCGGCTTCCTGTTCGTCGACGACGACGCGCTCGAGATCGCCGAGGACGCCCGGGCAGGGCTGCGGCCCGAGTCGGCCGACGTGCTGGACCGTGCCGCGCAGGTGCTGGCCGACATCCCGGCCGACGGTTTCACCACCGACGCGACGCAGACCGCCCTGGCCGCCGCGCTCGTCGAGCCGGTCGAGGCCGGCGGGCTGG contains:
- a CDS encoding fumarylacetoacetate hydrolase family protein is translated as MRIARFTNGSDPRYALVEGEPGHEELVVITGDPIYTPVQPTGERVRLDEDGVRLLAPVIPRSKIVGVGRNYAAHAAEHGNDVPTSPLLFLKPNTSVIGPDDPIVLPDWTEHVEHEAELAVVIGKVTKDVTPERALHHVFGYTVANDVTARDIQRSDDQWTRAKGFDTSCPLGPWVVPGLDVDDLAVTARVNGEARQDGRTSQMVFDVAYLVSYVSEVFTLLPGDVILTGTPAGVGRIEHRDVVEVEVEEIGVLRNPVLRRTP
- a CDS encoding amino acid ABC transporter ATP-binding protein, whose translation is MTSDARPLVEVHGLTKSFGDLHVLRGIDLAVARGSVTVLLGPSGSGKTTLLRCLNSLEVPEAGTVRIDDVEVECPRPSRAELRRLRATSGMVFQSHELFPHRTALENVTEGPVYAQRRPRAEVVAEATALLTKVGLGDKVGAYPHELSGGQQQRVGIARALALRPRLLLFDEPTSALDPETGGEVLSVMRDLAAEGWTMVVVTHEVRFARQVADHVVFMDDGVVVEEGRPGQVLGDPSHERTRRFLQRILDPL
- a CDS encoding amino acid ABC transporter substrate-binding protein, with amino-acid sequence MLRTSRRLLVLPVTLAVGALAACSSGGSAPDASGGAEGGVLRVGTEGTYSPFSFHDADGDLTGYDVEVVTAVADELGLDVEFSETTWDSIFAGLEAERYDVIANQVTVNDERRAKYDFSEPYTVSTGVAVVAADNDAVTSLADVAGLTAAQSATSNWSQIATDAGAKVEGVEGLTQAVALLQQGRVDVTFNDDLAVLDYLQQSGDESVRIAFETGDTVEQAFALRKDSELTAQVDEALATLRADGTLAQISEKWFGEDVSQ
- a CDS encoding methyltransferase domain-containing protein — protein: MSTRTQDVYTHGHHDSVLRSHRWRTAENSAAYLLPALTPGSRLLDVGCGPGTVTVDLAARVAPGEVVGIDRSARVLAVAAEHAAEKGATNVRFEVGDAYALEFDDDTFDVVHAHQVLQHLTDPVAALREMRRVTRPGGVVAVRDADYAGMTWYPPHPGLDEWQELYHEVTQANGAQADAGRRLLSWVRQAGFDPAGVAPGAGVWCYATPEDRTWWAGLWADRCVASDFAVQAMGHQLADEVALELLADAWREWGTSPDGWFLVPHGEVLARA
- a CDS encoding pyridoxine/pyridoxamine 5'-phosphate oxidase, with amino-acid sequence MRELLRSLPALSGTAPAFDPDAVPDDPLALFADWFTTAVERGVPEPHAATLATADVAGQPSARVLLLKDVGPRGFAFATDARSAKVADLEVNPQAALNFWWQGVIRQVRVTGSARYLGEEASAVDFLARSPASRAAAAAAVPPGQGLASVTDLRDAMTRSRTRVEEDPAFVLPTWQAWLVVPDVVEFWQGCADRAHVRLVYRSTGQGWVHRLVAP
- a CDS encoding trypsin-like serine protease, whose amino-acid sequence is MPGVTGRHRPRCPEGIDVDPARAPTRRQVSGGGEPAAPLTLTSRAACAAAVALGFVAGSVPVAHAVQGDPATGAASAATVKINVGEVRACSGALLNESWVITAKACFADTPGAAVVDGTPKQVTTATVGRADLSGSAGHVLRVERLVVHPERDVVLARLASPVTGVAAVAVATDAPVAGEKLTVTGYGRTSTQWVPDTAHAATFTVETVGTGTLDIQADEPGSTICKGDGGGPALRTGASGTLELVAIHHTAHQGGCLGQTASAQGATETRVDDIRTWITWNATLTQKTPVGHVDAVVPDRGQVTIRGWAWDPDTSAPINVHIYIDGVGAAVRADLDRPDIGASQGTAPARGFTYTRTLADGDHTACVYGINVGTGSNPVLGCYDFSINTKAPIGVIEAVVHETGQVSISGWAWDPDTPAPTDVHIYIDGVGVAVRADRDRPDVAASHGTTPTRGYSHTRALAPGEHTACVYAINIGPGDNTVLGCRTFSVDTRPPVGAVDGVSVRNGQVSISGWAWDPDTSAPTDVHIYIDGVGVAVRADQNRPDVAAAFGTAPTRGYSHTRAVSPGSHTACIYAINIGRGDNTVLGCRTFSG
- a CDS encoding amino acid ABC transporter permease, producing MNGDTWDLVVSSIGPLLSGAIRGTIPLTLISFVLGLALALVVALARLSRHRVVSGIARVYISLIRGTPLLVQLFIIFYALPSLGLVIDPFPSAVVAFSLNVGGYAAETIRAAILSVPKGQWEAAATVGLDHRLTLQRVVLPQAVRVAVPPLSNTFISLVKDTSLASTIMVTELLRKAQEIAAPTYEFMTLYSLAAVIYWLICLVLSTAQSRLERRLDRFVAH
- a CDS encoding heparan-alpha-glucosaminide N-acetyltransferase domain-containing protein, with translation MRRIVGVDTARGLAVLGMVTAHVGPGDPWRTFPPGGWSQLADGRPSALFVLLAGVGLALLSGGDRPVDGTRLVQARLRILVRAVLLVVLGTLLVLLGTPVVVILVVYAGLFAAGVAVLRWPRWALVVAAVVVALLGPVLRRELVAHVDVVDERPLDLLAVLVGQYYPAVVWFAYVLVGLAVGRSDLRSGRTHAVLAAWGAGLVVVGHGGAWAARLLLGRVDELTTAEPHSSTFFEVAGNTGTCLLVLAVCLAVGVRWPRALAPVSATGALALTAYTGQLLVIAALGDTVVWQPTTAGWVAFLLVTVATCWLWHATLGRGPLEGLLHVVSVRAADVAPDTLPPRRDPAAPAAAPVEAPET
- the gltX gene encoding glutamate--tRNA ligase; translation: MSASSPVRVRFCPSPTGTPHVGLIRTALFNWAYARHVGGTFVFRIEDTDAARDSQESYLQLLDALRWLGLDWDEGVEVGGPHEPYRQSQRMDLYRDVVTRLVDGGYAYESFSTPEEVEARHKAAGRDPKLGYDGFDRDLTEEQKAAYRAEGREAVIRMRMPDEDVTFTDLVRGDITFKAGSVPDYVIVRGNGQPLYTLVNPVDDALMGITHVLRGEDLLSSTPRQVVLYRALLDLGVATVMPHFGHLPYVMGEGNKKLSKRDPESNLFLHRERGFTPEGLLNYLALLGWSIAPDRDVFSVDEMVAAFDVADVNPNPARFDLKKAEAINAAHVRLLAPDDFRDRLVPYLHAAGLVPADSYADLSAEHRALLDAGAPLVQERMTLLGEAVGMLGFLFVDDDALEIAEDARAGLRPESADVLDRAAQVLADIPADGFTTDATQTALAAALVEPVEAGGLGIKPRFAYTPLRVALTGRRVSPPLFESMEILGKDATLARVAALRASL
- a CDS encoding GTP pyrophosphokinase, with protein sequence MAATEVRPRPADATVVAARMRDAQRELARFRMGYEFGIEEMLTKVRILRSEFRQTHDHNPIEHVTSRLKSMDSILEKSVRYGCGTDLPTIRERIRDIAGIRITCSFESDAYWVADMLSQQPDVEVVQCKDYIAHPKANGYRSLHLIVRIPVFLSDRTEHVFVEIQIRTIAMDFWASVEHKLSYKYRGALPPHLRDELLDAAASAAELDARMGRLRGEVRDLGEDGAATPAPSPR